GGCCAGGATGTGATGGGTCAGCCTGGAAGAGTTCAAACGCTTTTTTGGCTTCGCGCTGAACAGAGGTTGGCAGCGCAGCCAACATCTTGCGAAACTGTTTAGTCGTTTGGGATTTCACGCAGCAGCTCATCCAGATCGCATGTCTCGCCCGCCAAATATTCTGCATGGGCTTCTTCAGCCAGGCGATCCAGCGCCTCAAGGGCGCGTGGATCGCTGAAGCGGTCCTTCCAACCGCGCTCAGCTTCCAGTTCCTCCAGATACCGCTGAATGTGAACTGCGAGCGCGGCTTGATCGTCTGGCTCAAGTCGCTCTACCTGTTCCATCACCTGGCGCAGCGTTTCAATCATGGCTTTGGTCCTCTCTACTCGCGTGGTCGCTGGACTCTTCAGCGGCTTTAGCCTGGTCCCAGGCGTGATAAGAACTGCGCACCAGCGGCCCGGCTTCGACGTGGCGGAAGCCCATCTTTTTGCCTTCGCGGGCGAACTCGCGGAACTCCTCCGGCTTGACGTAACGCTCAACGGGCAGATGCTTGAAGGAAGGGCGCAGATACTGACCGATGGTCACTATATCAACATCATGGGCGCGCAGGTCGCGCAGGGTCTGGATGATTTCATCGTACTCTTCGCCCAGGCCGAGCATAAAGCCAGACTTGGTGGGACGGTCAGGCGTGAGTTCTTTGGCCCACTTGAGTACCTGAAGCGAGCGGGTATAGATGGCCTGGGGGCGCACCCGCCTGTACAGACGCGGGACGGTTTCGATATTGTGATTGAAGACGTTGGGCTTCGCTTCCATAACGATGCGCAGGGCGTCGTAGTCGCCCTTGAAGTCGGGAGTCAGCACCTCTACCGAGCATTCGGGGTTGACGCGGCGAATCCAGCGGATGGTTGCGGCAAAGAGTGTTGCGCCGCCGTCGCGCAGTTCGTCGCGGTTGACCGAAGTGACAACGCAGTGACGCAGCCCCATCGTTTTGACGGCCTCGGCCACGCGGCGCGGCTCTTCCCAGTCAAGCGCCATCGGGCGTCCGGTGGCGACGGCGCAGAAGCCGCAACTGCGCGTGCAGACGCTGCCCAGAATCATGAAAGTAGCTGTGCGGTGGCCCCAGCACTCGCCGATATTGGGGCAGCGCGCCTCCTCGCAAACAGTGTGCAGCCCTTTATCGCGCATGAGCGTTTTGAGCGCGGTATAGTTCTGGCCCTGGGGCGTGTGAATCTTGAGCCATTCGGGGCGGCGTTCGAGTGTTGCGGACATAATGCACCTCTTTAAGCTGGGAATCGCGGGCTGAGGAGGAAGCGCTGGTTTGGTCTAGTCTTATGTGGAACCACACAGGCTTCTGGGCCTCGATAAGACGCTATCGAACGTATTGTACAATAGCGGCTTCTGTCCGGCAACCTGGCAAGATGTGCCTGTGCTGCCTGGGCTATTGCGCGGACCAGAAGCGGCGCAGTAGAGTATCATCGGGTGTGGGAACGTAGGAGCGCAGCAGGCGACACCTGGCGCTTTCGGTGTTTTCGATGCGATAGAAGCCAAGGGCTGCGGGCAATACAACGGTATCGCCTTTGGCGAGCGCGAGCGGCTCATCCTGCCCGGCGCTGAGTCTGCACGCGCCATCGAGCAGCGAGAGAATCTGGCAACTGGTGTCGTGGGTGGTCTCCGTCAGCGGCCCCCCGAAGGCCAGTTCTTCAAGGACAAAATAGCGGCAGGCCACAAGACATCGCTGGAGCGTCCCATCAGGCGCGTCGTTGAGCACGACGGGCTGGACCTTGTGAATGGGTGTCGGTTCATAGTCCATGACATCGAGCGCCTTGTCCACATGCAGTTCGCGGGGCTTGCCTTCTGCGGTCAGACGGCCATAGTCATAGAGGCGATAGGTGACATCGGAGTATTCTTGTAGTTCGTAGAGGATGATGCCCGCGTTGATAGCGTGGACCGTTCCGGCGGGTACAAAGACGACATCACCAGCCTGCACCGGCTCTTCATGCAGCAGCGATTCCAGGGTTACATCAGCAATGGCCTGGCGCACTTCATCGCGGGAGGCGCTGCGGCGCAGGCCGTGAATGAGCGCCGCGCCAGGGTCGGCGTGGAGAATGTACCACGCCTCCGTTTTGCCCAGCTTGCCGCCTTCGTGCTGGCGGGCGTACTCATCGGAGGGATGCGTCTGCACCGAGAGTTTGTCCTGGGCGTCAATGAACTTGGCAAGCAGAGGGAAGCGCGGGCCAAAGACCGCCAGCGCCTGTGTTCCCAGCAGCGGCTCGCCCAGTTGCGCGACCAGATCGCCCAGGCTGCGCCCCTGGTAGGGAGGATTGATGACCTGGGCGCCTGTTTCGGTCTCCCAGGATTCCCCCACTTTAGCGCCAGGCGGCACGACTTTCCCGGCATAGCGGGCCAGGTTCTGGCCGCCCCAGATAGTTTCATGCAGACTGCTGCGCAGGTGCATGGGACGCAGCCCTGCACCGGATGGCGTCATCGGCGCGCGCTCCTCACCAGGATCAGGCGATCTTGTTGATAAGCTGGACGGCCCGACTGATGGCGCTTTTGGCCTGTGCCGGGGGCATCTGGCTTAAACATTCGTCCACATGATGCTTGAGGATTTCAGCCGCTACTTTATCCATCGCGGAGCGGGCAGCCAGTACCTGGGTGATCACGTCTTCGCAGTTGCGCTGTTCGTCGAGCATGCGGATAATCCCGCGCACCTGGCCTTCGATGCGGCGCAGCCGGTTACTTATATCGCTGTCGTTTTGTTCTTCAAGTGCGGCCATAATCCAAGCTATTTTCTGCTGTAATGCGCTGTAATGCAAGGAATGGGCCAGAGGCGTCAGGATCGGACGCGCTCCAACCAGGCGTGATAAGGGTGCGCCTGACTGGGAGGGCGCATCGCAGCAGTGTGTAACGAAACCCTCCCAGTCAGGCAAGGCTGTTTCGCGTGTGCTACGCGGTAGCGAGGACGCTTTCGATAATACGCTTAAGCGCCGTCGGCCCTCCGTAACCGACCATGCGGTTCACTTCGCGCCCATCCTTGAAGAAGATGACGGTGGGAATGCCCTGAATGCCGTACCGAACGGGGGTCTCCGGGTTATCATCAGTATTCATCTTGGCGAAGCGCAGCTTGCCAGCGTATTCTGTACTCATCTGCTCAAAGACCGGCGCCATTGCCCGGCAGGGGCCGCACCAGGGCGCCCAATAATCAACGATCACCGGCTCAGGCGACTTCAGCACCTGCTGCTCAAAGTCCTGATCGGTCACATTCACGTAAGAACCCGCCATGAAAGAACCTCCTACTGGCGAACTGGCTCCTGGTTGTTGTTTCTGCTTCCAGAGAGATTCCAGATACCCTCCCTGGGTATCTTTAGCATAACATCGAATCGTTGCGCTGTCAAGCTCAGCCATGAACAGCTTTGCGCCTGGCGGGCCAGGAACGTTTCCCCTGGACGGCTCGCACAACGGCGCCGATCAACAGGGCATTGCGGATGGCAATCACCGTAAGAAAAACAGGATTGGTGATCTGGTGGCCGACATGAAAGTACACGTGATAGAGAACCGGATAGATGAGCGTGGTCAGGATGCAGATGATAAGCCAGATCAGATCAAACCCCGCCACATAGGCGACCAGCGGCAATATCCAGATGAAATACTGCGGACTCAGCACTTTATTAAAGACCAGCGCCAGCCCGAGGGCCGCTACAAATGCCTGCCCAGCCGAGAGCTTGCCGCGCCAGACGCGCCAGTAAACCAGGAAAGAGCCAGCCACCAGCCCCAGCAGCGAGAGCGACTTGAGCGCATTCTCCAACGGCCCCACGATATTCAGCGATCCAAACGAGACCACGCCCTGTATGGGAAAGCCGAAGAAGCTCCCCACCCAGAGCAGCGATCCAGGGGCCGACTCGACCTGGATGGGCCGCGCCAGGTTGTAACTGAAGACTGAGGAGGCTTCCTGTGGGTTGATGAGCAGGGGCAGACCAAATCCCAGCGCCGCCAGGAAAACAAAGATACCAGCGCCCTTGATGAGCGACTTTCCGCGCTGCCAGAGCGCGCGCAGTTGCTCTGGCGCAGCCGCGCGCGTCGGCGTCGAGTCGCGCCATTGAGCAGCCAGCAGCACCGGCAGCAGAAAGACCGGGTAGAGTTTGAGCAGCGCCCCGATGGCAAGCAGGCTATAGGCCCAGGAGTAGCGCTTTCGTTCCGCCAACAGCAGCGCGCCAAGGGTCGCCAGCGCCGGAAGCAGATCGAAGCGCATCAGGAGTGTCGCCAGCGTACCCACCAGCAGATAGAGCGCGTAGACCAGCGCCTTGCGATGTGAGACCGCACGCGCCAACCAGAGATACGAAAGACACATGATAAGCCCCATCCACCCGGCAAAGGCCCAGTAGTACAGCATGCTGGAAGAAGGAGCGAGCGTAAACGAAAACGGGATCAGCGCGAGCGGCGGATACTCCTGGGGAAACTGATGAAAAAGCGGCGGCTGTGTCCAGAAGGCCAGCGCGTACTGATGGTATTCCTTGACATCGCCCAGCGTAAGATAGCCAGGGGACCAGATAAACGCGAGGATGAGGCTGAGGATGCCCGCCAAACAGCAGACCTCAAAGCCAAGGAGGAGCCACGCAGGTTTTGCCCTTGATGTCTCATCGGTTGCCTGGTCTGCTGGTGAAGGCAGGAGATGTCGCTGAATCGCCTCTTCCGGCGGTGATGAATTCAAGCTCGGATTTTCCTTCCGGTTCTCTGATCAAAGAACGTGTTCGCTGTGATTTTATCATAGCATGTATGAAGGCAGGACTGTGGGCCATCAGCGCAACGCTATCCGGCCAGTAGCAATGTGGGATGCGGTATTATAAACTTATGTTACACTGTGCGCGGTGGTAAACTTGCCTGGCGTCTTGTTGCCAGGGTTTGCCTCATTTCCAGGGCTGAAGTCTGGCAGGCAACGAAAGCAGGGCGTTTGATGGCGCAGCCGGTATATCTTGACTATAATGCGACAACGCCGCTCGATCCCTCGGTGGCGGCGGCGCTGCGTCCCTATCTTGAGGAGCATTTTGGCAACCCTTCCAGCAGCCACGCCTATGGGCAGAGGGCGAAAGCAGCGGTAGATCGCGCGCGCGAACAGGTCGCGGCTTTGTTGGGCTGCGCGCCTGATGAAGTGATTTTCACCAGCGGCGGCTCCGAGAGCGATAACCAGGCGATCAAAGGGGTTACTTTTGCTCAGCGCGAACGCGGCAATCATCTGATTACCAGCCAGATCGAACATCCGGCGGTGCTGAATACCTGTCGGTATCTTGAAGCGCGGCATGGCTTTCACGTGACCTATCTTCCCGTTGATGACAATGGGCTGGTAGACCCGGCAGCAGTTGAAGCGGCGATCACGCCCCGGACTATCCTGATTACAGTGATGCACGCCAACAACGAGGTAGGCACGCTGGAGCCGATTATCGAGATCGGGCGGCTGGCGCGTCAGCATGGCATTGCCCTGCATACCGATGCAGCGCAATCAGTAGGGAAGGCGCCGACGCGGGTGGATGAGTTGGGCGTGGACCTGCTGACGCTTGCAGGCCATAAGCTCTATGCCCCCAAAGGCATTGGCGCGCTCTACGTGCGACGGGGAATGGTTCTGGACCCGCTGATTCATGGCGCGGGACACGAAGGCGCGCGCCGGGCTGGAACTGAAAACGTACCCTATATGGTTGCTTTGGGCGCTGCCTGCGCGCTGGCGAGTGAGCAGCTTGCTCAGCAGACTGAACGCTGGCTGGCCCTGCGCCAGCGGCTGCTGGTGGGGCTGGAGGCGCGCGTCGGGCCGGTAAAAGTGAATGGACACCTTGAGCGACGGCTGCCCAATACACTGAACATCTGTGTACCTGGCGTGATTGGAGAAGAAGTCCTGGCGCGAGCGGCAGGCGTGGCGGCCTCAACCGGCTCGGCCTGTCATGCCGGGCTGACCGAGCCATCGCCGGTCTTGCTGGCGATGGGGATTGAGCCAACGCTGGCCCTGGGCGCACTGCGCCTGTCGCTGGGCCGCTGGACTACTGGCGAAGAGATCGATAACGCTGTCGCGCAACTCAGCGAAGCCATTCTGACGCTGCGCAAAGGGGCGTAAGTGTCAATTATCTGAACATAGAAACGAAGGGGTTTTATTCCTATGAGTCTGGATGTTCCCGCGAATCCTACTTTGCTGCATCCTGAACTAGAGGCGTACCGCGCCGAGTTTCCCATCTTGCAGCGCAAAACCTATCTGAATAGCTGCTCGCTGGGCGCGCTCTCTCAGCGTTCCATTGATGCGCTGCACCGCTTTACCGAGAACTGGAATGAATACGGGGCGCACGCCTGGTATAAGCTCTGGCTGAACGAGATCGCGGCGGTCAAAGAGAAGTTTGCGCGCGTGATTGGGGCCAAACCCACAGAGGTCGCCATTGCCCCCAGTGTTTCTGCGGCGGTCAGCGAGATCACCAGCGCGCTCGATTTTAGCAAGCGTAACCGCGTGGTGATGGCCGATATGGATTTTCCAACGCTGGCCTATCAATGGCTGGTGAAGCAGCGCATGGGCGTTGAGGTGGATTTTGTCGAGAGTCCTGATCGTATTCATGTGCCGCCGGAACTGCTGATTGAGAAGATTGATGAGCGGACCGCCCTGGTGGCGTCCTCGCGTGTCTTTTACACCAGCGGCTATATTCAGGATGTGGCGGCGCTGGCCGAGGCTGCGCACGCCAGAGGCGCGTATGTGCTGATTGATGATTACCAGGGGACCGGCCAGATTCCTATTGATGTCCACGCACTCGATATTGATTTTCTGGTGACAGGTACGCTCAAGTGGCTGATGGGCGGGCCAGGGCTGGCGCTGGTGTATGTGCGCGAGGGCTTGATTCCGGCGCTTCAGCCGACGATGACCGGCTGGTTTGCCAACCGCGATCAGTTTCAGTTTAACACCCGTGAGTTTCATTTCCGCGAAGATGCGGGCCGCTTTGAGTCTGGTACACCGGCGCTGCCCACGATTCATACGGCCAGCGGCGGCCTGGATATGGTGCTGGAGATCGGGGTCCAACGCATCTATGAGCGCACGCGAGCACTGACCAGCGATCTGGTCGAGCGAGTGAGAGCAAAGGGCTGGGCGCTGCGCAGCCCACAGGAAGCGGATCGGCGCTCGTCAATTGTGATGCTGGCCCTGGACCGGCCCGAAGAGATTGTGGAACAGTTGGTGGCACGCCGCTTTATCGTCGATCACCGTCCTGGGCTGGTGCGTGTCTCACCCTATTTCTACAATACGATAGCCGAGAACGCGGCCATTGTGGAAGAGATCAGCAGGATTCTGGCCGCGCGCGCATAGCTTACGATACTCTCTCTGCCCGTCAGGAGCGATGGGAGAGAAGTCTTAACAGAGTTGCATCAGAGCAGTAAACATGGCACAATAGGGTGCAATACCTGGGTTAAAGAGGGGTTTCTCTCGTTTTTCTCTGGAACTCTGTTACTCTTGTTCTTATCGCAATCCTGAAGCTGTGAGGAGGTCGCTGCTATGGTGTGTCCAGTTTGTGGAGCGTCTCATGGGGCTGCTGAGAGCTATTGCCGCCGCTGTGGCGCGGATGTGACCATTCCCAGTCGAATGATGGTTCCGGTGAAGTCGGCGCTTCCATCTCTTCCAGAGCGGCCTGGCCGCTCCATGACCCCGGCGAAGGCGGGGGCCAGCATCGTGGCGCTGGGTGTTGTCTATGAACTGCTGCGTTGGGGGCTGAAGCTCTGGCTCAAAAAGCCAGTAGGGCGCAGTTTGCCCGCGCTCACGGCGCTGCCTACGCTCGGCAATCTGCTCAATTTGCACAGCGGAGAAAGGCCGCAGGGTCGCCTGCCGAAAGGCTATCATGTGACCGAAACGATCATCTATATGCAGCGGATCATCAGACCAAAACGGTAGAGGGAAGCAGCCTTATGGCATTGGTACTCAAGGAAGCGGATGTCGAGCGTCTGCTGACGATGCCGGATACAATTGCTGCGCTGGAGACGGTTTTTCGCCAGCAGCATCCGACGGCGGGCGAGCAGCAGGCGCTCAATCGCCCGCGCGCCCGCCTTCAGCCGCCGGGAGCGATTCTGCATTTCATGACGGCGGCAGCGCCAGGGCTGGGGGTGTATGGCTTCAAAGCCTATACGGCGGCGCGGCCAGGGGTGGTGCGCTTTGCGGTGCTGCTCTTTAGCACCGAGGATGGGCGTTTGCTGGCGCTGATCGAAGCCGATAAGTTGGGGCAGATGCGCACAGGCGCGGCCAGCGGTCTGGCGACACGCTACCTGGCGCGGCAGGATGCCACGTCGGTTGGCATCGTTGGCGGCGGATGGCAGGCGCGCTCGCAGTTACAGGCCGTGTGCGCAGTACGCTCTGTACAGACTATTCGCGCTACAGGGCGCGATCCAGCGCGGCTGCGGGCCTTTTGCGATGAGATGAGCGCGTCGGTTGGTGTGTCGGTGACACCTGTTGCAGATGCTGAGGCAGCCGTTCGTGATGCGGACATTGTGATTACGGCGACGAGTGCTAAAGAGCCGGTGGTCCAGGGCGATTGGCTGAAGCCAGGCGCGCACCTGAATGTGATGGGGTCCAATTGGGCCAATCGCCGCGAGGTGGATGAGCGCACGATAGCGCGCAGCGACCTGATCGTGATCGACTCCAAAGAGCAGGGCATGCTAGAAGCGGGCGATCTCTTGCTGCCCATGCAGCAAGGGCTGCTGAGTTGGGATCGCGTGCATGAACTCCACGAGGTAGTTGCGGGCGCGCTGCCTGGCCGCCAGCGGGCGGAGGAGATTACGCTGTTTAAGTCGCTGGGGCTGGCCCTGGAAGATATAGCTGCTGCGGCGCATGTCTATCGGCTGGCGCGCGAGCGCGGGGTTGGCGAGGAACTGGCGTTTCTGTCCTGAAGCCTCCTTGCTGAGAGCCTCCGAGACAGCAGGCGGATAAAAATATATGAGCAGGTATCTTCCATGAGAGAGCATGCGTCCTGGCGGCGTCGTGTATCTGGTTGGCTGTTGATGGGATGTTTGGGGTGGTTAGTCGTCTTGTTGGCGAGTGGCTGCGCAGCGGGCAGCGCGCTCTCCTGGGAGCGCATCGGGCCAGATACGCAATCTGTTGTCTCGCTGGCGCTGCTGCCTCGAAATCCCCCAACTATCTTTGCTGGCAGCAATGGTCATGGTCTTTTTCGCAGCATGGACGGCGGGAAGACCTGGGCGGCGGTGAATACCGATCTGCCGTCAGGACTCGCGGTCAACAGCATTGTCCTGGACGAGACACAGATCGGGGTACTCTACATTGGCACAGATGCAGGCGTGTTTCGCAGCGACAGCGATGGCGAACACTGGCAAAGCGCGTCGGTGGGGTTGCCAGGGGGTGTGGATGGGGCCGTCACGGCCCTGCTGCTCGATCCTGATGATCCCATGACGCTGTACGCCGGGACGGTGCATAAAGGTCTGTATATCAGCCATGACGAGGCTAAATCCTGGAGCGCCAGCGCCCAGGGCTTGCCAGCGGGAGCGACGGTTCACGCGCTGCTGGCGGAAATCAAGGGGCAGAAGCTGCGCCTGTTCGCTGCCCTGGCAGGCGCGGGGGTCTATCAATCCGGCGATAAGGGCGCAAGCTGGTCGGCCAGCAGCAGCGGGATACCAGCAGGGGTTGATGGATTGAGCCTGCTGGATCAGCCCTCCGATCCAGGTGGCCTGTATGCAGGGACCAGCGCGGGTATCTATCGCAGCACTGACGACGGGGCCAGTTGGAAGGCGGTGAACGCTGGCCTGGGACAGCCTCCCGCCCAGGTATTTGCCCTGGGGCTGAACGATCAGCGGGCGCAGTTTCTCTACGCGGCCACCAGCGCGGGCGTCTATCGTTCGGTGGATGGCGGCACGGAGTGGGACGCGGTTGCCACCGGCATGCCGCCAGACCATCCGGCGGTGGCGCTTGCCATCATGGGGAGTGCTGCAAGTATCGGGACCATTTATGCCGCCTCCGGGCAAACCTATCGCTATCCCAACACCGCCGGGTCAGTAAGCGGGCAAATCTTCACATTTGCGATCCTGGGGATACTCGCGCTGCTCTTTTTCTGGCTCTTCCTCCGACAACGCCGCCTGTTGCAACGCCTGACGCCACCACCGCCGGATCAGGCCCGGCAATCTGGCAGGGAGCCAGGCCAAATTGGCCCGCAGCGCGCCAGCGTGAGGCGAGTAAACACTGGAGGGGCTGCCGAGGGGAGCAACCCCGCAGGGGCGCCTGGGAAAGATGAGGAAGGTTCCGAGGCCGCTGAGAGCGGCGAATCTCACTGAGAACGCCTAGCAACCTCTTAGTGATGAATCCCGTTGATGAAGCTGACGATCAGGTAGAGCAGCCAGATTACGGCCATTGTCGCCAGGAAGGTCGCCAGCACAAGGCCGTAGCAGCCGTAGTTGCTGCGGCGACGAATCTCCAGCGCCTGGCGAAGCTGCTCGTCCATATCAGGGGGGTCAAGCTCGATGTCAGGCTGCACTTCAGTGAGCCGGGCGAGCAGTTTGCGGAAGTCTTTGACGTTGGACATGCCCTCGGCAACAATGATGGTATTGCCATCAGTCAGATCGAGCATTAGCATCAATTTGCTGGGGATATGCTCGCCGGGCATCAGGACCAGCCGCTTGATAGCATCGAAGTAGTAGGCGGTTTCTTCGCCCTCTTCATACGCTATCGCCACCAACCGATCATGATAGAGCCGCAGTTCTTTGGCAATGCCATATCGCACGATACTGAGTGGTGGTTCTATCGTCATCATCGCCGCCCCAGGAAGTGGCTCATCCCCCGAATAGTGTGCTGTTGTTGCCTGCATGAACGGTCTTTCTCATGCGTTGGAACACAGAGATTATAACACTTTAAGCGAAACGATTCAGATCGGGGAGCAGGTTATGCGGGCTGCACGCGCTCGATGTACGCGCCAGTCCTGGTATTTATTCTGATGACGTCGCCGGGTTCCACAAAGAGCGGCGCCTCGACCCTCACACCCGTTTCTACTATCGCCATTTTCCGCCCACGCCCGGTATACTCGCCAGAAAGGGTATCGGATGTGTCAGTGACGGTTAAGTCGAACGAGTTGGGGAGATCGACGCTCACCAGTTCGTCTCCCGCTAAGATACCCTCAACTACCACACCTGGCTTCAACAGCCGCCCGGCCTGACCAAATCGCTCTGGAGGAAACGCAACCTCCTCGTAGGTTGCGGGGTTCAAGAAGAGAAAATTCTGCCCGTCTTGATAGAGGTAGTCGCAAGGGCGGTGTTCACCAGACAAAAGCTCTACCTCTTCTCCGGCGCGCAGGCGAATTTCTCGCTCCTCGCCGGTTCTGAGCTGTTTGAGTTTGATGCGAATAAAAGCGCGCGTGTTTCCTGGGCTAACGTGGTGAAACTCAAGAATTCTATGCCAATCGTTCTGATAGCGCATGAGCATATTGTTGCGCAGCTCGGATGGTGTTGCCCGCATGGAGTTTCCCCCTTCCCAAGCAGAGAAAAAGCGGCTCGACTACCTTCGTAATCACTCCCAATTAATTCAGTATAGCATACATCCAGGCGCTGTCTTGCTTTGTATAAGCTCTTCTTTGTATACCCTTCTTTGCAAAAACAAAGCGAGAGCGAATTGTTGTCATGGCGTGCGCGTGTTACAATGGCTGGGCAACAGGCGGAATAGCTGGGAGAAGAGGGTCCGCCGTTGGGGAGGATTGCCCTATGCAGGTGACGTATCGCGCCGATTCCGAGGGCGATTGGGGCAGTGCTGCGCCCGTCGCTGACATCGAAAC
This is a stretch of genomic DNA from Ktedonobacterales bacterium. It encodes these proteins:
- the lipA gene encoding lipoyl synthase, coding for MSATLERRPEWLKIHTPQGQNYTALKTLMRDKGLHTVCEEARCPNIGECWGHRTATFMILGSVCTRSCGFCAVATGRPMALDWEEPRRVAEAVKTMGLRHCVVTSVNRDELRDGGATLFAATIRWIRRVNPECSVEVLTPDFKGDYDALRIVMEAKPNVFNHNIETVPRLYRRVRPQAIYTRSLQVLKWAKELTPDRPTKSGFMLGLGEEYDEIIQTLRDLRAHDVDIVTIGQYLRPSFKHLPVERYVKPEEFREFAREGKKMGFRHVEAGPLVRSSYHAWDQAKAAEESSDHASREDQSHD
- a CDS encoding type I phosphomannose isomerase catalytic subunit translates to MTPSGAGLRPMHLRSSLHETIWGGQNLARYAGKVVPPGAKVGESWETETGAQVINPPYQGRSLGDLVAQLGEPLLGTQALAVFGPRFPLLAKFIDAQDKLSVQTHPSDEYARQHEGGKLGKTEAWYILHADPGAALIHGLRRSASRDEVRQAIADVTLESLLHEEPVQAGDVVFVPAGTVHAINAGIILYELQEYSDVTYRLYDYGRLTAEGKPRELHVDKALDVMDYEPTPIHKVQPVVLNDAPDGTLQRCLVACRYFVLEELAFGGPLTETTHDTSCQILSLLDGACRLSAGQDEPLALAKGDTVVLPAALGFYRIENTESARCRLLRSYVPTPDDTLLRRFWSAQ
- a CDS encoding metal-sensitive transcriptional regulator yields the protein MAALEEQNDSDISNRLRRIEGQVRGIIRMLDEQRNCEDVITQVLAARSAMDKVAAEILKHHVDECLSQMPPAQAKSAISRAVQLINKIA
- the trxA gene encoding thioredoxin, with translation MAGSYVNVTDQDFEQQVLKSPEPVIVDYWAPWCGPCRAMAPVFEQMSTEYAGKLRFAKMNTDDNPETPVRYGIQGIPTVIFFKDGREVNRMVGYGGPTALKRIIESVLATA
- a CDS encoding glycosyltransferase 87 family protein, whose product is MNSSPPEEAIQRHLLPSPADQATDETSRAKPAWLLLGFEVCCLAGILSLILAFIWSPGYLTLGDVKEYHQYALAFWTQPPLFHQFPQEYPPLALIPFSFTLAPSSSMLYYWAFAGWMGLIMCLSYLWLARAVSHRKALVYALYLLVGTLATLLMRFDLLPALATLGALLLAERKRYSWAYSLLAIGALLKLYPVFLLPVLLAAQWRDSTPTRAAAPEQLRALWQRGKSLIKGAGIFVFLAALGFGLPLLINPQEASSVFSYNLARPIQVESAPGSLLWVGSFFGFPIQGVVSFGSLNIVGPLENALKSLSLLGLVAGSFLVYWRVWRGKLSAGQAFVAALGLALVFNKVLSPQYFIWILPLVAYVAGFDLIWLIICILTTLIYPVLYHVYFHVGHQITNPVFLTVIAIRNALLIGAVVRAVQGKRSWPARRKAVHG
- a CDS encoding cysteine desulfurase family protein, with amino-acid sequence MAQPVYLDYNATTPLDPSVAAALRPYLEEHFGNPSSSHAYGQRAKAAVDRAREQVAALLGCAPDEVIFTSGGSESDNQAIKGVTFAQRERGNHLITSQIEHPAVLNTCRYLEARHGFHVTYLPVDDNGLVDPAAVEAAITPRTILITVMHANNEVGTLEPIIEIGRLARQHGIALHTDAAQSVGKAPTRVDELGVDLLTLAGHKLYAPKGIGALYVRRGMVLDPLIHGAGHEGARRAGTENVPYMVALGAACALASEQLAQQTERWLALRQRLLVGLEARVGPVKVNGHLERRLPNTLNICVPGVIGEEVLARAAGVAASTGSACHAGLTEPSPVLLAMGIEPTLALGALRLSLGRWTTGEEIDNAVAQLSEAILTLRKGA
- a CDS encoding aminotransferase class V-fold PLP-dependent enzyme, producing the protein MSLDVPANPTLLHPELEAYRAEFPILQRKTYLNSCSLGALSQRSIDALHRFTENWNEYGAHAWYKLWLNEIAAVKEKFARVIGAKPTEVAIAPSVSAAVSEITSALDFSKRNRVVMADMDFPTLAYQWLVKQRMGVEVDFVESPDRIHVPPELLIEKIDERTALVASSRVFYTSGYIQDVAALAEAAHARGAYVLIDDYQGTGQIPIDVHALDIDFLVTGTLKWLMGGPGLALVYVREGLIPALQPTMTGWFANRDQFQFNTREFHFREDAGRFESGTPALPTIHTASGGLDMVLEIGVQRIYERTRALTSDLVERVRAKGWALRSPQEADRRSSIVMLALDRPEEIVEQLVARRFIVDHRPGLVRVSPYFYNTIAENAAIVEEISRILAARA
- a CDS encoding ornithine cyclodeaminase family protein, with the protein product MALVLKEADVERLLTMPDTIAALETVFRQQHPTAGEQQALNRPRARLQPPGAILHFMTAAAPGLGVYGFKAYTAARPGVVRFAVLLFSTEDGRLLALIEADKLGQMRTGAASGLATRYLARQDATSVGIVGGGWQARSQLQAVCAVRSVQTIRATGRDPARLRAFCDEMSASVGVSVTPVADAEAAVRDADIVITATSAKEPVVQGDWLKPGAHLNVMGSNWANRREVDERTIARSDLIVIDSKEQGMLEAGDLLLPMQQGLLSWDRVHELHEVVAGALPGRQRAEEITLFKSLGLALEDIAAAAHVYRLARERGVGEELAFLS
- a CDS encoding elongation factor P; translation: MRATPSELRNNMLMRYQNDWHRILEFHHVSPGNTRAFIRIKLKQLRTGEEREIRLRAGEEVELLSGEHRPCDYLYQDGQNFLFLNPATYEEVAFPPERFGQAGRLLKPGVVVEGILAGDELVSVDLPNSFDLTVTDTSDTLSGEYTGRGRKMAIVETGVRVEAPLFVEPGDVIRINTRTGAYIERVQPA